A genomic segment from Brevundimonas sp. SORGH_AS_0993 encodes:
- the flbT gene encoding flagellar biosynthesis repressor FlbT, producing the protein MALKLSLKPGEKFVLNGAVVQNGDRRGVLILQNRASVLREKDIMQAEEVTTPARRIYFPIMMMYLDESSASKFYDELALRLSEFMAAIKNPEILSECVAASRHVLAREYYKALMSARKIVEYEERVLNAASGVQGSDSAG; encoded by the coding sequence ATGGCCCTGAAGCTGTCCCTCAAGCCCGGCGAGAAGTTCGTCCTGAACGGGGCGGTGGTCCAGAACGGCGACCGGCGCGGGGTGCTGATCCTGCAGAACCGCGCCAGCGTCCTGCGCGAAAAGGACATCATGCAGGCCGAGGAAGTGACTACGCCCGCACGGCGCATCTATTTCCCGATCATGATGATGTATCTGGACGAGAGCAGCGCCTCGAAATTCTACGACGAACTGGCGCTGCGACTGTCGGAGTTCATGGCGGCGATCAAGAACCCCGAAATCCTGTCGGAGTGCGTCGCGGCGTCGCGCCATGTGCTGGCCCGCGAATACTACAAGGCGCTGATGTCGGCGCGTAAGATCGTCGAATACGAAGAGAGAGTTCTGAATGCCGCTTCAGGCGTACAAGGCAGCGACAGCGCGGGCTGA
- the flaF gene encoding flagellar biosynthesis regulator FlaF gives MPLQAYKAATARAETPRDLEYRLFGQVTRALVQASETPGNDLAARIDALDWNRRLWSTLAGACSDPSNALAAPMRAQIISLSLFVNRHSSAVMRGEESFQDLIDINRMIMQGLAGAQTAA, from the coding sequence ATGCCGCTTCAGGCGTACAAGGCAGCGACAGCGCGGGCTGAAACCCCGCGCGACCTGGAGTACCGACTGTTCGGCCAGGTCACGCGCGCGTTGGTTCAGGCCTCCGAAACCCCCGGGAACGACCTGGCCGCGCGCATCGACGCGCTGGACTGGAACCGGCGGCTGTGGTCGACCCTGGCCGGAGCCTGTTCGGACCCGTCCAATGCGCTGGCGGCGCCCATGCGCGCGCAGATCATCTCGCTGAGCCTGTTCGTCAATCGCCATTCCTCGGCGGTGATGCGCGGCGAGGAAAGCTTTCAGGACCTGATCGACATCAACCGGATGATCATGCAGGGCCTGGCGGGGGCGCAGACGGCGGCCTGA
- a CDS encoding exopolysaccharide biosynthesis protein translates to MTALSAPNDDLRRFSDVLEDLGDAPGDKLSMEELVAAFGERGFGAMLLILSLLALLPWPPGGKAVFAVPIILMALELAFQRTSVWLPRWMLNTAVSRQAYKALILSPIAAPNWLRRWVQGARVRLAGRTYGFTNAVRRAVRRRRRGTSVLSMVRAIERLSRPRLPYLTGEAADTVTGLVCVFLALTMALPIPFGDALPGIALLLFSLGMMQRDGVAILLGVVATAACVLYLLLVWATVVEAAHHVAVWFGRLFG, encoded by the coding sequence ATGACCGCCCTCTCTGCTCCGAACGATGACCTGAGGCGGTTTTCCGACGTCCTGGAGGACCTTGGCGACGCCCCCGGCGACAAGCTGAGCATGGAGGAACTGGTCGCCGCCTTCGGAGAGCGCGGCTTCGGCGCCATGCTCCTGATCCTGTCGCTCCTGGCGCTGCTGCCCTGGCCGCCGGGCGGCAAGGCGGTGTTCGCCGTTCCGATCATACTGATGGCGCTGGAGCTGGCCTTTCAGCGCACCAGCGTCTGGCTGCCCCGCTGGATGCTGAACACGGCCGTGTCGCGCCAGGCTTACAAGGCCCTGATCCTGTCGCCCATCGCCGCCCCGAACTGGCTGCGACGATGGGTCCAGGGCGCCCGTGTCCGCCTGGCCGGCCGCACCTACGGCTTCACCAATGCGGTGCGGCGCGCCGTGCGGCGGCGGCGGCGGGGAACCAGCGTCCTTAGCATGGTGCGCGCCATCGAGCGGCTCAGCCGCCCGCGTCTCCCCTATCTGACCGGCGAGGCCGCCGACACCGTGACCGGCCTGGTCTGCGTCTTCCTGGCCCTGACCATGGCCCTGCCCATCCCCTTCGGCGACGCCCTGCCGGGGATCGCGCTTTTGCTGTTTTCGCTGGGCATGATGCAGCGCGACGGCGTGGCCATCCTGCTGGGCGTGGTCGCCACCGCCGCGTGCGTGCTCTATCTCTTGCTGGTCTGGGCCACGGTGGTCGAAGCGGCACACCACGTCGCGGTCTGGTTCGGTCGACTGTTCGGATAG
- a CDS encoding isovaleryl-CoA dehydrogenase, with the protein MSIPFAPQSMEFGLGETADAIRDTTARWAAERLAPRAAEIDARNEFARDLWPEMGELGLHGITVEEEFGGLGLGYLEHVVAMEEVSRASASIGLSYGAHSNLCVNQIRRWGTPEQKTKYLPRLISGEHVGSLAMSEAGSGSDVMSMRTRAEKKGDRYVLNGTKFWITNAPHAETLVVYARTGEGNGGVTAFLIEKGMKGFSVSKKLDKMGMRGSDTAELVFEDCEVPQENVMGGEGRGAAVLMSGLDYERAVLSAGPLGIMQAALDVVLPYVRDRKQFGKAIGSFQLMQGKVADMYVALNSARAYVYAVARACDQGLTTRYDAAGAILLASENAVKVTLEAVQALGGAGYTKEWPVERLVRDAKLYDIGAGTNEIRRFLIGRELLGS; encoded by the coding sequence ATGAGCATTCCCTTCGCGCCCCAATCCATGGAATTCGGTCTCGGCGAGACCGCAGACGCCATACGCGACACGACCGCCCGCTGGGCCGCCGAACGCCTGGCTCCGCGCGCCGCCGAAATCGACGCCAGGAACGAATTCGCCCGCGACCTCTGGCCCGAGATGGGCGAGTTGGGCCTGCATGGAATCACCGTGGAGGAAGAGTTCGGCGGCCTGGGCCTGGGCTATCTGGAACATGTCGTGGCGATGGAGGAGGTCTCCAGAGCCTCCGCCTCGATCGGCCTGTCCTACGGCGCCCACTCCAACCTGTGCGTCAACCAGATCCGACGCTGGGGCACGCCCGAGCAGAAGACGAAATACCTGCCCCGGCTGATCTCGGGCGAACATGTCGGCTCCCTGGCCATGTCGGAGGCCGGCTCCGGCTCCGACGTCATGTCCATGCGCACCCGCGCCGAGAAGAAGGGCGACCGCTACGTCCTGAACGGGACCAAGTTCTGGATCACCAACGCCCCCCACGCCGAAACCCTGGTGGTTTACGCCCGCACGGGAGAGGGCAACGGCGGCGTCACCGCCTTCCTGATCGAAAAGGGCATGAAGGGCTTCAGCGTCTCCAAGAAGCTGGACAAGATGGGCATGCGCGGCTCCGACACGGCCGAACTGGTGTTCGAGGACTGCGAGGTCCCGCAAGAGAACGTCATGGGCGGCGAAGGGCGCGGCGCAGCGGTCCTCATGAGCGGGCTGGACTACGAACGCGCGGTCCTGTCGGCCGGTCCCCTGGGCATCATGCAGGCCGCTCTGGACGTGGTCCTGCCCTACGTCCGCGACCGCAAGCAGTTCGGCAAGGCCATCGGCTCGTTCCAGCTGATGCAGGGCAAGGTGGCCGATATGTACGTCGCCCTGAACTCGGCCCGCGCCTATGTGTATGCGGTCGCGCGCGCCTGCGATCAGGGCCTGACCACGCGCTATGACGCCGCCGGTGCCATCCTGCTCGCGTCGGAGAACGCCGTGAAGGTCACGCTGGAGGCCGTTCAGGCCCTGGGCGGCGCCGGCTACACCAAGGAATGGCCGGTCGAACGCCTGGTGCGCGACGCCAAACTCTACGACATCGGCGCCGGCACCAACGAGATCCGCCGCTTCCTGATCGGCCGCGAACTGCTGGGAAGCTGA
- a CDS encoding lysozyme, producing the protein MSDDVHKPAKVSREGVVLIKSFEGFRPRAVRREDGVWVIGYGHTLSAREGATVSEAEAELLLQYDLIPVVKAVSEAARVSLNPHQFDALVSFAYSIGIEPFRASEVVAHLNAGDPARAVAAMAEWDDAGAARKPTRRRSAEHALFNAAPGVAVTLADLLAAPLPSPFVEAAPETSTDDTAVSALLDQDVAPFPEATDAATATVDAAEVPLTAANGAEPAPEAEAAADPEQAQLPAAPLPARRKAPVRRAKGSWVDLATILVLGALGMLAVGAAMAAFVRASVAPGGDSTLIGWVLIVLAAACIGVSGYNLYQRWGRPDRP; encoded by the coding sequence GTGTCCGACGACGTGCATAAGCCTGCGAAGGTCTCCCGCGAGGGGGTCGTGCTGATCAAGAGCTTCGAGGGCTTTCGCCCCCGGGCCGTTCGGCGCGAAGACGGCGTCTGGGTCATTGGCTACGGCCACACCCTGTCCGCGCGCGAGGGCGCGACCGTTTCGGAAGCCGAGGCCGAGCTTCTGCTCCAATATGACCTGATCCCCGTCGTGAAGGCCGTCAGCGAAGCGGCGCGCGTCTCCCTGAACCCGCATCAGTTCGACGCCCTGGTCAGCTTCGCCTACTCCATCGGAATCGAGCCGTTCCGCGCCTCCGAGGTGGTGGCGCATCTGAACGCCGGCGACCCGGCCCGCGCCGTCGCCGCCATGGCCGAATGGGACGACGCGGGCGCCGCCCGCAAGCCGACGCGCCGCCGCTCGGCCGAGCACGCCCTGTTCAACGCCGCCCCCGGCGTCGCCGTCACCCTGGCAGACCTTCTGGCCGCCCCCCTGCCCTCGCCCTTCGTCGAGGCCGCGCCCGAAACGTCCACCGACGACACGGCCGTCTCGGCCCTGCTGGATCAGGACGTCGCCCCCTTCCCCGAAGCCACCGACGCCGCCACGGCCACGGTTGATGCGGCCGAGGTCCCGCTCACGGCCGCGAACGGCGCCGAACCGGCCCCGGAGGCCGAGGCCGCTGCGGATCCCGAACAGGCGCAGCTCCCCGCCGCGCCCCTGCCCGCCCGTCGCAAGGCCCCCGTCCGCAGGGCCAAGGGCTCCTGGGTCGATCTGGCCACCATCCTGGTGCTGGGGGCCCTGGGGATGCTGGCGGTCGGCGCGGCCATGGCCGCCTTCGTCCGGGCCTCGGTCGCCCCCGGCGGCGATTCCACCCTGATCGGCTGGGTCCTGATCGTCCTGGCGGCTGCCTGCATCGGCGTCTCGGGCTACAACCTCTATCAGCGTTGGGGCCGGCCCGACCGCCCTTAG
- the mgtE gene encoding magnesium transporter, producing the protein MTNTDHAFAPAEAPDIEDHAALDEDYVLTPQFVEKVVDAADDGDGMRLRSLLEDLHPADVADLMGFLTAEHRAVVVLWLPPELLAETLPELDDNIREEVLERVPHGTLAEALQELDSDDAAAVVEDLEDDQRERVLAAMPEVDRAAIESSLGYAEESAGRLMQREVMAAPQFWSVGDTIDHIRKQGDDLPELFFDIYVVDPLNRPVGGLSVSALLRASRTAALSDLMEPVNEIAVDQDQEEVAYIFEKYHLISAPVVDAAGRLVGQITVDDIVNIIQEENREDILRLAGVSDEDRGSSVPEIVRGRVPWLAINLATAALGASVIGLFEATIQQIVALAVLMPIVSAIGGNAGTQSLTVTVRALATRELNSANATRTFLRELVVGLANGLILAPLIGVAAGLWFRDEDWKIGLVIGAAMILNLLVAACIGVLTPLTLSKLKFDPAVSSAVFVTATTDFFGFLIFLGLATVVLL; encoded by the coding sequence GTGACCAACACGGACCACGCCTTCGCGCCAGCCGAAGCGCCTGACATCGAAGATCACGCCGCCCTGGACGAGGACTATGTCCTCACCCCTCAATTCGTCGAAAAGGTCGTGGACGCCGCCGACGACGGCGACGGGATGCGGCTGCGCTCGCTGCTGGAAGACCTGCACCCGGCGGACGTCGCCGACCTGATGGGCTTCCTGACGGCCGAACACCGCGCCGTCGTCGTGCTGTGGCTGCCGCCCGAGCTTCTGGCCGAAACCCTGCCGGAGCTGGACGACAACATCCGCGAGGAGGTGCTGGAGCGCGTGCCGCACGGCACATTGGCCGAAGCGCTGCAGGAACTGGATTCCGACGACGCCGCCGCCGTCGTCGAGGACCTGGAGGACGATCAGCGCGAGCGCGTCCTGGCCGCCATGCCCGAGGTGGACCGCGCCGCCATCGAAAGCAGCCTGGGCTATGCAGAAGAGTCCGCCGGCCGTCTGATGCAGCGCGAGGTGATGGCCGCGCCCCAGTTCTGGAGCGTGGGCGACACCATCGACCACATCCGCAAACAGGGCGACGACCTGCCCGAGCTGTTCTTCGACATCTATGTGGTCGATCCGCTGAACCGTCCCGTCGGCGGCCTGTCGGTCAGCGCACTGCTGCGCGCGTCGCGCACCGCCGCCCTGTCCGATCTGATGGAGCCGGTCAATGAGATCGCCGTCGATCAGGACCAGGAAGAGGTCGCCTACATCTTCGAGAAATACCACCTGATCTCGGCGCCCGTGGTGGACGCGGCCGGCCGACTGGTGGGCCAGATCACCGTCGACGACATCGTCAACATCATTCAGGAAGAGAACCGCGAGGACATCCTGCGCCTGGCCGGCGTCTCCGACGAGGATCGGGGCTCGTCCGTGCCCGAGATCGTGCGTGGCCGGGTGCCGTGGCTGGCGATCAACCTGGCGACGGCGGCCCTGGGCGCCAGCGTCATCGGCCTGTTCGAGGCCACCATCCAGCAGATCGTCGCCCTGGCCGTCCTGATGCCCATCGTCTCCGCCATCGGCGGCAATGCGGGCACCCAGTCCCTGACCGTCACCGTGCGGGCGCTGGCGACGCGCGAACTGAACTCGGCCAACGCCACGCGCACCTTCTTGCGCGAACTGGTCGTGGGCCTGGCCAACGGCCTGATCCTTGCGCCCCTGATCGGCGTCGCCGCCGGCCTGTGGTTCCGGGACGAGGACTGGAAGATCGGCCTGGTCATCGGCGCGGCCATGATCCTGAACCTCTTGGTCGCGGCCTGTATCGGCGTGCTGACGCCTCTGACCCTGTCCAAGCTGAAGTTCGACCCCGCCGTGTCCTCGGCCGTCTTCGTCACGGCCACCACCGACTTCTTCGGCTTCCTGATCTTCCTCGGCCTGGCCACTGTGGTCTTGCTCTAG
- a CDS encoding FliM/FliN family flagellar motor switch protein produces the protein MPQINAVDVEISVVLGRSVLPMSQLLRMGRGAVIALDAAEGEEVWILANNHPVARGEIEIRDDRIAITVTRAANVYDFMAGSA, from the coding sequence GTGCCGCAGATAAACGCCGTCGATGTCGAAATTTCCGTGGTTCTGGGCCGGTCGGTGCTGCCGATGTCGCAACTGCTGCGCATGGGGCGCGGCGCGGTGATCGCCCTGGACGCCGCAGAGGGCGAAGAAGTCTGGATTCTGGCCAACAACCATCCCGTCGCGCGCGGCGAGATCGAGATTCGCGACGACCGCATCGCCATCACCGTGACGCGCGCCGCCAACGTCTATGACTTCATGGCGGGTTCCGCCTGA
- the lipB gene encoding lipoyl(octanoyl) transferase LipB, producing MLAEPLSPALEKLRLDDGRPVEWAVSTGYVDYAAAEAFMDARVAAIAAGEAAEMVWLLEHPALYTAGVSARDEDLLDAGRFPVHRTGRGGQFTYHGPGQRVAYVMLDLNRRGRDVRCFVRGLELWVIGALDRFGVEADVRPGRVGVWVERKGAGWSREDKIAAIGVKVRKWVSFHGISLNVEPDLDHFSGIVPCGIQEHGVTSLVDLGVLATMDEADDALRASFDRLFGAVVKASPPL from the coding sequence ATGCTTGCTGAGCCGTTAAGCCCCGCCCTGGAAAAATTGCGTCTGGATGACGGTCGGCCGGTCGAATGGGCCGTATCGACCGGATATGTCGATTACGCCGCCGCCGAAGCCTTCATGGATGCGCGGGTCGCCGCCATCGCGGCGGGCGAGGCGGCCGAGATGGTCTGGTTGCTGGAGCATCCGGCGCTCTACACCGCCGGGGTGTCGGCCAGGGACGAGGACCTGCTGGATGCGGGGCGATTCCCCGTCCATCGCACCGGGCGCGGGGGGCAGTTCACCTATCACGGGCCCGGCCAGCGCGTGGCCTACGTCATGCTGGACCTGAACCGGCGGGGCCGCGACGTGCGCTGCTTCGTGCGCGGGCTGGAGCTGTGGGTGATCGGGGCGCTGGATCGGTTCGGGGTGGAGGCCGACGTGCGGCCCGGCCGGGTCGGCGTCTGGGTCGAACGCAAGGGGGCCGGCTGGTCGCGCGAGGACAAGATCGCCGCCATCGGGGTGAAGGTCCGCAAATGGGTCAGCTTCCACGGAATCAGCCTGAACGTTGAGCCGGACCTGGATCATTTCAGCGGCATCGTGCCCTGCGGCATTCAGGAACACGGCGTCACCAGCCTGGTCGATCTGGGCGTGCTGGCGACGATGGACGAGGCGGACGACGCCCTGCGCGCCAGCTTCGACCGGCTGTTCGGTGCGGTCGTGAAGGCGTCGCCGCCGCTGTGA
- the msrB gene encoding peptide-methionine (R)-S-oxide reductase MsrB codes for MTDLAPDMLRSSSGFDLTQPDPNERARLEADLDAEEKRVLLSHGTEAPFCGTLLGEKREGVFCCRECGLPLFRSAAKFESGTGWPSFTQPVDEAHVRKVRDTSYGMVRVETLCARCGSHQGHVFPDGPPPTRDRYCINSIALSFVPKGQPLPDPLGRGDGLA; via the coding sequence ATGACAGACCTTGCTCCCGACATGCTGCGCTCTTCGTCCGGTTTCGACCTGACGCAGCCCGATCCGAACGAACGCGCCCGGCTGGAGGCGGACCTGGACGCCGAGGAGAAGCGCGTCCTGCTGTCGCATGGCACCGAGGCGCCTTTCTGCGGCACGCTGCTGGGGGAAAAGCGCGAGGGCGTCTTCTGCTGCCGCGAGTGCGGCCTGCCCCTCTTCCGAAGCGCCGCCAAGTTCGAGAGCGGCACGGGCTGGCCTAGCTTCACCCAGCCGGTGGACGAGGCCCATGTGCGCAAGGTGCGCGACACCAGCTATGGCATGGTGCGAGTCGAGACCCTGTGCGCCCGCTGCGGCAGCCACCAGGGCCACGTCTTTCCCGACGGGCCGCCGCCGACCCGCGACCGCTACTGCATCAACTCTATCGCCCTGAGTTTCGTGCCGAAGGGCCAGCCGCTGCCCGACCCGCTGGGCCGGGGCGACGGTCTGGCCTGA
- the murA gene encoding UDP-N-acetylglucosamine 1-carboxyvinyltransferase, with protein sequence MDSIAIQGGAQLHGDIPVSGAKNSAIKLMAASILTDQPLRLTNMPRLADTRFLGQLLRQFGIEVTESDGADGQESLFNAKTLTSTFAPYDLVRQMRASFNVLGPLLTRTGEAKVSLPGGCTIGARPVDLHLQALTALGAEIELEEGYVTARASKGLRGAEIEFPFVSVGATEHALLAAVLAQGTTVLRRAAREPEIGDLARCLTAMGAKIDGIDTDVLTITGVSSLNGTTWSVIPDRIEMGSYAVAAAMAGGEVRLTKARAELIDSLTDRMIAAGVEVTPTEDGVRIRRDPRQRLKAVDVETAIYPGFATDLQAQFMALMTTAEGVSTVRETIFENRFMHVPELARLGADISVHAGEAHVTGVPVLHGAQVMATDLRASMCLVIAGLVAEGETTVGRVYHLDRGFERLEEKLGACGASIRRIKGTGDEH encoded by the coding sequence ATGGATAGTATCGCCATTCAGGGCGGCGCTCAGCTGCATGGGGACATTCCCGTCAGCGGCGCCAAGAATTCCGCCATCAAGCTGATGGCCGCCTCGATTCTGACGGATCAGCCCCTGCGGCTGACCAATATGCCGCGGCTGGCCGACACCCGTTTCCTGGGCCAGCTGTTGCGGCAGTTCGGGATCGAGGTGACGGAAAGCGACGGGGCGGACGGCCAGGAAAGCCTGTTCAACGCCAAGACCCTGACATCGACCTTCGCGCCCTATGACCTGGTGCGGCAGATGCGGGCCTCGTTCAACGTGCTGGGGCCGCTGCTGACGCGGACGGGGGAGGCCAAGGTCTCTCTGCCCGGCGGCTGCACGATCGGGGCGCGGCCGGTCGATCTGCATCTGCAGGCGCTGACGGCGCTGGGGGCCGAGATCGAGCTGGAAGAGGGCTATGTCACCGCGCGCGCGTCCAAGGGGCTGCGGGGCGCCGAGATCGAGTTTCCTTTCGTCTCCGTCGGGGCGACCGAGCACGCGCTTCTGGCCGCCGTGCTGGCGCAGGGGACGACGGTGCTGCGCCGCGCCGCGCGCGAGCCGGAAATCGGCGACCTGGCGCGCTGTCTGACCGCCATGGGGGCGAAGATCGACGGGATCGACACCGATGTCCTGACGATCACGGGCGTGTCGTCCCTGAACGGAACGACCTGGTCGGTGATTCCCGACCGGATCGAAATGGGCTCCTACGCCGTCGCCGCCGCCATGGCGGGGGGCGAGGTGCGGCTGACCAAGGCGCGGGCCGAGCTGATCGATTCGCTGACCGACCGGATGATCGCGGCCGGCGTCGAGGTGACGCCCACCGAAGACGGCGTGCGGATCAGGCGCGATCCCAGGCAGCGGCTGAAGGCCGTGGACGTGGAGACGGCCATCTATCCGGGCTTCGCCACCGACCTGCAGGCGCAGTTCATGGCTTTGATGACCACGGCCGAGGGCGTCAGCACGGTGCGCGAGACGATCTTCGAAAACCGCTTCATGCATGTGCCGGAACTGGCGCGGCTGGGCGCCGATATCTCGGTTCACGCCGGGGAGGCCCATGTGACCGGCGTGCCGGTGCTGCACGGCGCCCAGGTGATGGCGACCGATCTGCGCGCCTCCATGTGTCTGGTCATCGCCGGCCTTGTCGCGGAGGGGGAAACCACGGTCGGTCGCGTCTATCATCTGGATCGCGGTTTCGAGCGTTTGGAGGAGAAGCTCGGCGCGTGCGGAGCGTCCATCCGCCGCATAAAGGGAACAGGTGATGAGCACTGA
- a CDS encoding DUF2948 family protein: MSTEIDGVVSETKAPVEPLRLLAEDADDLQIISAALQDAILRPVDVVWAKQARTLTIAFSRFCWECGGTRVMSAMQFGDVLAVKSRRLPRNPDASLELLALDFMPTEAPGGRVILMFAGGGDLRIDVECLDAVVADISERWPARVAPTHLDDALNDAGDAA; the protein is encoded by the coding sequence ATGAGCACTGAGATCGACGGAGTCGTTTCCGAAACCAAGGCGCCGGTCGAGCCGCTGCGTCTTCTGGCCGAGGACGCCGACGATCTTCAGATCATTTCGGCCGCGCTGCAGGACGCGATCCTGCGGCCGGTCGACGTCGTCTGGGCCAAGCAGGCCCGGACGCTGACCATCGCCTTCAGCCGCTTCTGCTGGGAATGCGGGGGAACGCGGGTGATGTCCGCCATGCAGTTCGGCGACGTTCTGGCGGTCAAGAGCCGGCGGCTGCCGCGCAATCCGGACGCCTCGCTGGAACTGCTGGCGCTGGACTTCATGCCGACCGAGGCGCCGGGCGGCCGCGTGATCCTGATGTTCGCCGGCGGCGGGGATTTGCGGATCGACGTCGAATGCCTGGACGCGGTGGTCGCGGACATCTCCGAACGGTGGCCTGCGCGGGTCGCCCCGACCCATCTGGACGACGCGCTGAACGACGCTGGAGACGCGGCATGA
- a CDS encoding UPF0262 family protein, which yields MSGPHRLASVELDAATLPAATAEIEHERRVAIFDLIEKNSFQPVGAEGGPYQLKLSLQDNRLVFDLTGADFARTYAISLTPLKRVVKDYLLICDSYYEALRGSSASQIESVDMGRRGLHNEGAEQLAARLDGKIVVDHETARRLFTLLCALYRRG from the coding sequence ATGAGCGGACCTCACAGGCTGGCCTCGGTCGAGTTGGACGCCGCGACCCTGCCCGCCGCGACGGCCGAGATCGAACATGAGCGGCGGGTCGCCATCTTCGACCTGATCGAAAAAAACAGTTTCCAACCCGTGGGCGCCGAGGGCGGGCCGTATCAGCTGAAGTTGTCGCTGCAGGACAACCGGCTGGTGTTCGATCTGACGGGGGCGGACTTCGCGCGCACCTACGCTATCAGCCTGACGCCGCTGAAGCGGGTGGTGAAGGATTATCTGTTGATCTGCGACAGCTATTACGAGGCGCTGCGCGGATCGTCGGCCAGCCAGATCGAGTCGGTCGACATGGGCCGGCGCGGCCTGCACAACGAGGGCGCCGAACAGCTGGCGGCCCGGCTGGACGGCAAGATCGTCGTGGATCACGAGACGGCGCGTCGGCTGTTCACCCTGCTGTGCGCCCTCTACCGTCGCGGCTGA
- the infA gene encoding translation initiation factor IF-1, giving the protein MAKEELLEFPGTVSELLPNATFRVTLENDHEIIAHTAGKMRKNRIRVLAGDKVLVEMTPYDLTKGRITYRFK; this is encoded by the coding sequence ATGGCTAAGGAAGAACTGCTCGAGTTTCCCGGCACTGTCAGCGAACTGCTGCCTAACGCCACTTTTCGCGTGACGCTCGAGAACGACCACGAGATCATCGCCCACACCGCCGGCAAGATGCGCAAGAACCGCATCCGCGTCCTGGCTGGGGACAAGGTGCTGGTCGAGATGACGCCCTATGACCTGACCAAGGGCCGCATCACCTATCGCTTCAAGTAA
- a CDS encoding nucleoside triphosphate pyrophosphatase — protein MASPDLVLASASPRRIELLAQVGITPDHIDPADIDETPLKGETPPRLAARLAITKAQVVAARRPEAVVVAADTVVAVGRRFLEKAADEAEATRFLKLLSGRNHRVFTGVAVVRDGQVSSRVNETRVTFKPLSQAEIAAYVAGGDWRGKAGGYGIQGPAGAFIQRIVGSHSSVMGLPLYEAVQLLRGVGWRT, from the coding sequence TTGGCCTCTCCGGACCTGGTGCTGGCTTCGGCCAGCCCGCGCCGCATCGAACTGCTGGCGCAGGTCGGCATCACGCCCGACCACATCGACCCCGCCGATATCGACGAGACGCCGCTGAAGGGTGAGACGCCGCCGCGTCTGGCCGCCCGGCTGGCGATCACCAAGGCCCAGGTCGTCGCCGCGCGCCGGCCCGAGGCGGTGGTCGTCGCCGCCGACACGGTCGTTGCCGTGGGCCGACGCTTTCTGGAAAAGGCCGCGGACGAGGCCGAGGCGACGCGGTTCCTGAAACTGTTGTCCGGGCGCAATCACCGCGTCTTCACCGGCGTGGCCGTGGTGCGGGACGGGCAGGTGTCGTCGCGCGTCAACGAGACCCGCGTGACCTTCAAACCGCTGTCCCAGGCCGAGATCGCCGCCTATGTCGCCGGGGGCGACTGGCGAGGCAAGGCGGGTGGATACGGCATTCAGGGTCCGGCGGGCGCCTTCATCCAGAGAATCGTGGGCAGCCATTCCTCGGTGATGGGCCTGCCGCTTTATGAAGCCGTCCAACTGCTGCGCGGCGTCGGCTGGCGCACATGA